The following DNA comes from Corynebacterium urogenitale.
GGAAGGAATTGTGACGGCAGTCCTCTTGGCGCTCGTGCAGATTGCAGTGGTGGTTGGCTTGTTCAGGCTAATTCCGATCTTTAAGGGCACTCCGAAGCGGCTGATCTTCCTGGCCTTGGCATGGGGTGGTTTTAGTGCCGTGGCCTTGGCTGGCGGTGTCTTAAGTCCACCATGGCTGAGTGTTGCGGAGAAAATGGGCTGGTTTTCCCACAGCATGTCCATTGGGGCCGCTGTGCCGGAAGAGCTGGTGAAAGCCCTCGGTGTGATGCTCCTGCTGTGGATTGGACGTGCGTGGTGGAATCGCCCCTGGCATGGGTTAGTGGCTGGAATGCTCGTTGGGCTGGGGTTCGATGCTTACGAAAATGCGCTGTACTCCGTGACTATGGGAATCACTCATCCTGCGTCTGATTTACAGGGGGCGGTGGAGGTCTTCTCACTGCGGCTGGTTGCTGGCCCGTTGCTGCACGTGATGTTCACCGGCATTTTTGGTTGGGCACTCGGCCGGTTGATGTATGAAGGCGGTAATTTCACACGCGCGCAGCGGTGGGGTTCAATACTGCTCTGGGGGGTGGTCGCGATCAGTGGGCACTACATGTGGAATATTTTGCCGTCCGGTGAGGATGAGTTCGTGGTCAATGTCGTTTCGAAGATCATCGTGTACATCGTGCTGGTGGGACTGCTGGTGTGGCTGAATATTGCCCAAAGTCGGCGTGTGCTTCCGCTGCAGCGTGCCGGTCTGGAGCCGGCGGTCACTATGAGCCAACGCGTGAAGTGAATGTAGGTCATAGTTGCGAGGTGTATGAAGCAGCGGGTACTACCTGGTGAAAGTCACGCAGGGTAGAGCTGAAATCCACTGCGCCATCCAGAGAAATCCTCTGGGTGGCGTTAACTTTTTCTGGCATTTTCATAGGCGAGTTGTGCCGTTGACCTGTGCGAATAGAGTCGCCAAGCTGGCCCATAGACCGCAGTCCACGAGCGTTACGCGTGTTAAAGCTGTTAAATCTGTGATTATTGAGTAATGTGTGACGCATGCTTTCACTGCCAAGGCGCCGTCGCGCGCGCACCACAGCCCCCGCCCGCATCACTGCAGCGGCCCTGATCGGTTCTGCAGCAACGGTCGCGGCACTCGTCGCCACTGACGTCATACCTGTCCCATCGTGGGCGCTCGACGGCATCGACGTGGCCTCACACCAGCACCCAGGTAATGCCGCCATTGACTGGACTGCCGTGAAGGCCTCTGGCCAGGACTTCGCCTTCATCAAGGCCTCCGAGGGCACTGGGTACATCAACCCTTACTTCGCCGATGACTCCCAAAAGGCACAGCAGGCTGGCGTCATGCCAGGCAGCTACCACTACGCAAAGCCGCAGCTCGGCACCGGCCGTGCCGAGGCTCGCTACTATGCAGCGGCGTTGGCCACCGGATCCCAACCTTCTCTGCCACCAGTGCTCGACCTTGAGGAGACCGGTGGTCTGAACACGACCCAGCTGCAGGATTGGGTCCGCGACTTCGTCGATGAGATCCGTAAGCTCACCGGACGCGACCCGATCATGTACACGAGCCCCGGATTCTGGCAGTCCTACATGGGCAACACCACGGAGTTCTCCGAGCTGCCACTGTGGCTGGCTTACTGGAGCTCCACGCCTCCTACTGACCTGCCAGGTGGTTGGGACTACATCACCTTCTGGCAGTACTCGGAAACCGGCACTGTCAATGGCGTGCGTGGAACCGTGGACTTGAACAAGTACTACGGTGACGACGCCCAACTGCAGGCGCTCGCTCAG
Coding sequences within:
- a CDS encoding PrsW family intramembrane metalloprotease, with the translated sequence MSHRDFHHEHQPEVPAPAGVGTPPFPQAVTPKSQKGRWAVIHTPRAFHTSFPEGARPQLKLFKDLWFWVFMIITVPSFLLCLVMMRLSSPINGLVGEGIVTAVLLALVQIAVVVGLFRLIPIFKGTPKRLIFLALAWGGFSAVALAGGVLSPPWLSVAEKMGWFSHSMSIGAAVPEELVKALGVMLLLWIGRAWWNRPWHGLVAGMLVGLGFDAYENALYSVTMGITHPASDLQGAVEVFSLRLVAGPLLHVMFTGIFGWALGRLMYEGGNFTRAQRWGSILLWGVVAISGHYMWNILPSGEDEFVVNVVSKIIVYIVLVGLLVWLNIAQSRRVLPLQRAGLEPAVTMSQRVK
- a CDS encoding glycoside hydrolase family 25 protein, with translation MLSLPRRRRARTTAPARITAAALIGSAATVAALVATDVIPVPSWALDGIDVASHQHPGNAAIDWTAVKASGQDFAFIKASEGTGYINPYFADDSQKAQQAGVMPGSYHYAKPQLGTGRAEARYYAAALATGSQPSLPPVLDLEETGGLNTTQLQDWVRDFVDEIRKLTGRDPIMYTSPGFWQSYMGNTTEFSELPLWLAYWSSTPPTDLPGGWDYITFWQYSETGTVNGVRGTVDLNKYYGDDAQLQALAQGSPSGTLVGEINNILAPIQGAGEIEAGVANQIEAATGINVPLTTDFLMLLLGVAGGRIGPEVILDQGAAQFEGLANDPEAAAGSLTAAAPEGGNGSVAGAQQVLSAIMAITGALRDLNASGKEVPIDALTALVGNSGEVNVGQLLGILQTFGGTQNWSAKLENGEVPADPNALQQLSEAAGDVNAAPAGTPLPPEAVQSALAGMTQGAPGAPAGDGAAAPAPGAPEAPSADAGFGTPGQ